The Neisseria animaloris genome segment AAGCAATACGGCAATGCCGGTTTGATTATCTGCGATCCGTTCATTCTTGAAAAAGCCAAAACCGAAACACGACCCAGTTTGGAAGAACACGGCTTAAAGGCAATATTCAGCGTATTCGGCGGCGAAAGTTCCGATGAAGAAATCGAACGCCAGAAAACGGAATTCGGTACCGGAAATTGCGAATTCGTTGTCGGTATCGGCGGCGGCAAAACGCTTGATACCGCCAAAGCGGTGGCTTATTACCAAAAAGTGCCCGTCGTTATTTTCCCCACCCTAGCCTCAACCGACGCACCGTGCACGGCTTTAACCGTGATATACAACCCTGACGGCTCGTTCAACCGCTATCTGTTCCTGCCCAACAATCCGGACGCGGTATTGGCCGACACCAAGCTGTTGGCTGCCGAACCCGCACGCTTTTTTGCAGCCGGTGTCGGAGACGGTTTGGCCACTTATTTTGAAGCACGCACTTGCTACGCCACCAACGGTATCAATTTGGTATTGATGCAGCCGAGCCTAACCGGCTTGGGTATTGCCAAAATGTGTTACGAAACCATCCGCGACTATGCCCCTCAGGCCATGAGCGCCGTTGCCGCCAAATCCGTTACTCCGGCATTGGAACGCACGATCGAAGCCACTATTTACATGAGCGGCGTAGGGGCGGAATCGGGCGGATTGGCCGCCGCACACGCCATCCATAACGGCATGACCGCCGTTCATGACCTGCACGGGGCCATGCACGGCGAAAAAGTGGCGTTCGGATTGGTGGCTCAACTGGTGCTGGAAGGTGCGCCGACCGAAGAATTGGAAGAAGTTATCGGCATTATTAAAGCCGTCGGCCTGCCGCTTACCCTGAAAGACTTAGGCTTGAAAGAATTTAAAGAAGCCGAATGGCACGAAGTGGCGAAACTTGCATGCGCGGAAGGGGAAACTATCCACAACGAGCCGTTCAAAGTAACGCCCGACATGGTATACGATGCCATCGTGGCCGCCGATAAACTGCTGCAACAATATCGATAAACTCCCGCTTTAAGCGAACCGACAGGCCGTCTGAAACTTTTCAGACGGCCTGTTTGTTTCAATTTGATTAAAGCCCGCCCGCTATCGCTCCTATTATCGTGCGCCCGACA includes the following:
- a CDS encoding glycerol dehydrogenase translates to MATVKSITSPMKFLIQAGLLGDLGKHIKQYGNAGLIICDPFILEKAKTETRPSLEEHGLKAIFSVFGGESSDEEIERQKTEFGTGNCEFVVGIGGGKTLDTAKAVAYYQKVPVVIFPTLASTDAPCTALTVIYNPDGSFNRYLFLPNNPDAVLADTKLLAAEPARFFAAGVGDGLATYFEARTCYATNGINLVLMQPSLTGLGIAKMCYETIRDYAPQAMSAVAAKSVTPALERTIEATIYMSGVGAESGGLAAAHAIHNGMTAVHDLHGAMHGEKVAFGLVAQLVLEGAPTEELEEVIGIIKAVGLPLTLKDLGLKEFKEAEWHEVAKLACAEGETIHNEPFKVTPDMVYDAIVAADKLLQQYR